The following proteins are co-located in the Penaeus monodon isolate SGIC_2016 chromosome 10, NSTDA_Pmon_1, whole genome shotgun sequence genome:
- the LOC119577672 gene encoding chymotrypsinogen B-like: MTISLGDHDLTTKNDTENVALKVKYIDWNLHYHAHRIYNDIAILELEEPVIFRDGISAVKLPTDLDDQFEGQNATLTGWGRHKLKSYETSPVLKEYTAPLVDIDECIEAWEPHPSLTPRLSNVCLNVTWGAPCHGDSGKPLVTCSGLQCTQIGVMSFGSPSCENVGLPEVFHSGYFLSSRVDRHEPVTTYGGMPLIELLNLGSPVGDLRRLLS, translated from the exons GTGAAATACATCGACTGGAACCTTCATTATCACGCGCACAGAATCTACAATGACATCGCGATCTTAGAACTCGAGGAACCTGTGATCTTCCGAGATGGAATTAGCGCTGTTAAGCTGCCGACTGACCTGG ACGATCAGTTCGAGGGCCAGAACGCCACGCTCACAGGCTGGGGGAGGCACAAACTGAAGAGTTACGAGACCAGTCCTGTGCTGAAGGAGTACACGGCGCCCTTGGTGGATATCGACGAGTGCATAGAGGCGTGGGAGCCGCATCCTTCGCTCACTCCTCGGCTCTCCAATGTGTGCCTGAATGTGACTTGGGGCGCGCCGTGTCAC ggTGACTCAGGCAAGCCCCTAGTGACGTGCTCAGGCCTGCAGTGTACCCAGATCGGAGTCATGAGCTTCGGATCTCCCTCATGCGAGAACGTGGGTCTTCCCGAAGTGTTTCACTCGGGTTACTTCCTTTCAAGCCGTGTGGATCGACATG aaccaGTTACAACTTACGGGGGGATGCCCCTCATTGAGTTGTTAAACTTGGGATCGCCAGTTGGAGATCTTAGAAGGCTCCTATCCTAG